The Mycetohabitans endofungorum genome contains a region encoding:
- the opgC gene encoding OpgC domain-containing protein, which translates to MTTPIRRSIEVDFLRGVVLIVIVLDHISGSSLAKFMLHNYAFCDAAEVFVFLGGYASAAAYAAVEANRGGRAATMRFLSRSMQIYRAYWLTAALMLASGAMIAALRLRTPMLAESEWPLFVAQPWSMIRDIALFRHQPYLSAVLPMYAFFALGAGVSVPYARRAPVVTLLSSLVVWLLGPVLGPLLPSARAGGWGFNPFAWQFMFVCGMLARLHPVPPAFYASHTARELTWIAIGTALGFAFSKLVLQTQPMPGVMKQNLAPLRIVSFAALAWPVAVAVQRGWLRVLAIRMRDVVNVGQQGMPCFVAGAFISIVIDTALRASGPQRMPFVAGLCGDALAIGAVIATARLVRARKRRAVAPCGSLAVPRSE; encoded by the coding sequence ATGACGACGCCTATACGACGCTCAATCGAAGTCGATTTCCTTCGAGGCGTGGTCCTGATTGTGATCGTGCTCGATCACATCTCCGGCAGCTCGCTGGCCAAGTTCATGCTACATAACTACGCATTTTGTGATGCCGCGGAAGTGTTCGTATTCCTGGGCGGCTATGCGTCAGCGGCTGCCTATGCGGCGGTCGAAGCGAACCGCGGCGGGCGGGCCGCGACTATGCGCTTCCTGTCGCGCAGCATGCAAATCTATCGCGCCTATTGGCTGACCGCGGCGTTGATGCTTGCCTCGGGAGCGATGATCGCCGCGCTGCGCTTGCGCACGCCGATGCTCGCCGAGAGCGAATGGCCGTTGTTCGTGGCGCAGCCATGGTCAATGATCCGTGACATCGCATTGTTTCGGCACCAGCCATACTTGTCTGCCGTGCTGCCCATGTATGCGTTCTTTGCGCTCGGCGCCGGCGTTTCGGTACCCTACGCACGCCGTGCACCCGTCGTCACGTTATTGAGTAGCCTCGTGGTATGGTTGTTAGGGCCAGTGCTGGGGCCGCTGCTGCCCAGCGCCAGAGCGGGCGGCTGGGGATTTAATCCGTTCGCGTGGCAATTTATGTTTGTTTGCGGGATGCTGGCACGGCTGCATCCCGTGCCTCCAGCGTTTTATGCATCGCATACAGCTCGCGAATTGACGTGGATCGCCATTGGCACTGCGCTCGGCTTTGCGTTCTCTAAGCTGGTGCTGCAGACCCAGCCGATGCCAGGCGTCATGAAACAGAACCTTGCGCCGCTGCGAATCGTCAGCTTTGCCGCGTTGGCGTGGCCCGTGGCCGTCGCGGTCCAGCGCGGCTGGCTCCGCGTACTGGCCATCCGGATGCGGGACGTCGTCAACGTGGGACAGCAAGGGATGCCGTGCTTTGTGGCCGGTGCGTTCATATCGATCGTCATCGATACGGCGCTGCGGGCCAGCGGTCCGCAGCGGATGCCGTTCGTCGCGGGGCTGTGCGGCGACGCGCTGGCGATCGGCGCGGTGATCGCTACGGCGCGACTGGTCCGGGCGCGGAAGCGGCGCGCGGTGGCCCCGTGTGGCAGTCTCGCCGTGCCGCGCTCCGAATAG
- the minD gene encoding septum site-determining protein MinD, with amino-acid sequence MAKIIVVTSGKGGVGKTTTSASFAAGLALRGHKTAVIDFDVGLRNLDLIMGCERRVVYDLINVIQGEANLHQALIKDKKCEQLYVLPASQTRDKDALTLEGVEKVINDLIEMDFEYIVCDSPAGIESGALMAMHFADEALIVTNPEVSSVRDSDRILGILASKTRRAIEGKEPVKEHLLITRYNPKRVSEGEMLSLDDIQEILRIPLIGVIPESESVLHASNQGVPAVHLDGTDVAESYKDVIARFLGAQKPLRYIDYQKPGLLQRLFGSK; translated from the coding sequence ATGGCAAAAATCATTGTGGTGACTTCGGGCAAGGGCGGGGTCGGCAAGACGACGACAAGCGCAAGCTTTGCGGCCGGACTCGCGTTGCGCGGGCACAAGACGGCCGTCATCGATTTCGACGTCGGCCTGCGTAATCTCGATCTCATCATGGGCTGTGAGCGTCGTGTCGTGTACGACCTGATCAACGTGATCCAGGGTGAAGCGAACCTGCACCAGGCGTTGATCAAAGACAAGAAGTGCGAGCAGTTATACGTCCTGCCCGCATCGCAAACGCGCGACAAGGATGCATTGACACTGGAGGGCGTCGAGAAAGTCATCAACGACTTGATTGAAATGGACTTCGAGTACATCGTCTGCGACTCGCCAGCCGGTATCGAGTCCGGTGCGTTGATGGCGATGCACTTTGCGGATGAGGCGCTGATTGTCACGAATCCCGAGGTATCGTCGGTTCGAGATTCGGACCGCATCCTCGGGATCCTGGCGTCCAAGACGCGACGCGCGATTGAGGGTAAGGAACCGGTCAAGGAACACCTGCTGATCACGCGCTATAACCCAAAGCGTGTCAGCGAAGGCGAGATGCTGTCGCTGGACGACATCCAGGAGATTCTGCGGATCCCGTTGATCGGCGTGATTCCGGAATCCGAGTCGGTGCTGCATGCATCGAACCAGGGCGTGCCGGCGGTGCATTTGGACGGGACCGACGTGGCTGAGTCGTACAAGGACGTGATCGCGCGTTTTCTTGGGGCGCAAAAGCCGCTGCGGTACATTGATTATCAAAAACCGGGCTTGTTGCAACGTCTGTTCGGTAGCAAGTAA
- the minC gene encoding septum site-determining protein MinC, with protein sequence MSAKKSPFFELRSGTLDTLLFIVKTTDLAEMRAELSRRFDATPEFFANDVVAIDLRRLPANQRVPVAEVAEMLKAFRMHPAGIVANDAQRPWAQLDALPFVESRERRVARSDEPAAESPPQAASTVPQATSCDMTAKPQSDAAADTERGGGGATLVIDKPLRSGQQVYAKGDLVVLGLVSYGAEVIAEGNIHIYAPLRGRALAGVHGNHGARIFCTCLEPELISIAGIYRTTETPLGSDVLGKSVQIRLADEKLIIEPLRLT encoded by the coding sequence ATGTCGGCCAAGAAATCGCCCTTTTTCGAACTGCGCAGCGGTACGCTGGATACGCTTCTGTTCATTGTGAAGACGACTGATTTGGCCGAGATGCGCGCTGAACTGAGTCGACGCTTCGACGCGACACCGGAGTTTTTCGCCAACGATGTGGTGGCGATCGACCTGCGGCGCCTGCCGGCGAACCAACGCGTGCCGGTCGCAGAAGTGGCCGAAATGCTGAAGGCATTCCGGATGCATCCGGCCGGCATTGTCGCGAACGACGCTCAGCGGCCGTGGGCACAACTTGATGCACTGCCGTTCGTCGAGTCACGTGAGCGGCGTGTGGCACGCAGCGACGAGCCCGCGGCCGAATCGCCGCCACAGGCCGCATCGACGGTGCCGCAGGCCACATCGTGTGACATGACGGCCAAGCCACAGAGCGATGCCGCAGCCGACACCGAGCGGGGCGGCGGCGGTGCGACACTGGTGATCGACAAGCCGCTGCGTTCGGGGCAGCAAGTCTATGCAAAGGGCGACCTCGTTGTGCTGGGCTTGGTCAGCTATGGGGCGGAAGTCATTGCCGAAGGCAACATCCACATCTATGCGCCGCTGCGAGGACGCGCACTGGCGGGCGTGCATGGCAACCACGGCGCGCGGATCTTTTGCACGTGCCTGGAGCCGGAACTGATCTCGATCGCCGGTATCTACCGGACCACCGAGACGCCACTCGGGTCCGATGTGCTTGGCAAGTCGGTACAGATCCGGTTGGCGGACGAGAAGTTGATCATCGAGCCGCTGCGGTTGACGTAG
- a CDS encoding CsbD family protein, producing the protein MNKDQIKGATQQVKGKANEVAGKVTGNKAHELKGDVQQAVGKTQRTWGDAKEQVKKGS; encoded by the coding sequence ATGAACAAGGACCAAATCAAAGGCGCAACCCAACAGGTCAAAGGGAAAGCCAACGAGGTCGCCGGGAAGGTGACCGGAAACAAGGCTCATGAACTGAAAGGCGATGTTCAGCAGGCTGTCGGCAAGACACAGCGGACGTGGGGTGATGCGAAGGAACAGGTAAAGAAAGGTTCGTGA
- the minE gene encoding cell division topological specificity factor MinE — protein MSILSFLLGEKRKSASVAKERLQLIIAHERAAGRAPANYLPALQRELVAVISKYVAISNDDIKVQLERQDDLEVLEVKIEIPQS, from the coding sequence ATGTCAATTCTTTCTTTTCTGCTGGGCGAGAAACGCAAGTCCGCGTCGGTTGCAAAAGAGCGTTTGCAGCTGATCATCGCGCATGAGCGTGCGGCCGGACGAGCGCCGGCCAACTATTTGCCGGCGCTGCAGCGTGAGCTGGTCGCGGTGATTTCGAAGTACGTGGCGATCTCAAACGACGACATCAAGGTTCAGCTCGAGCGGCAGGACGATCTCGAGGTGCTTGAAGTCAAAATCGAAATTCCGCAATCGTGA
- a CDS encoding DUF3005 domain-containing protein translates to MDSTDKNPPQPEQRRQAAESLLKKPETETARAQVSDIERASSGKEAGLGNMQSTSSPGATSYAPRAGIDGPADPVQAAHPRGTDLLNNDATDNTVDTDGKNAEAKKTGQNIQAIVSQATLDNAVPTPARGLGGFDSRVGGELPLIALRDSYELVDHGVVTPVELPHPALESTLTDRESLAVAAAARGESYAAHRLRPERLIEIRLRGGAKH, encoded by the coding sequence ATGGACTCGACAGACAAAAACCCGCCCCAGCCCGAGCAACGACGCCAGGCAGCCGAAAGCCTGTTGAAAAAGCCAGAGACTGAAACGGCGCGCGCGCAAGTGAGCGACATCGAGCGCGCGTCGAGCGGAAAAGAAGCCGGGTTGGGCAATATGCAATCTACGTCGTCGCCCGGTGCAACGTCATACGCGCCCCGCGCAGGCATCGACGGCCCCGCGGACCCCGTGCAGGCGGCTCATCCACGCGGCACCGACCTGCTCAACAACGATGCCACCGATAACACGGTGGACACCGACGGCAAGAACGCAGAGGCAAAGAAGACCGGCCAAAACATCCAGGCCATTGTGTCGCAGGCCACGCTGGACAACGCTGTCCCCACGCCGGCCCGTGGACTTGGCGGCTTTGACAGCCGCGTCGGTGGCGAATTGCCGCTCATTGCGCTGCGTGATAGCTACGAGCTTGTAGACCATGGCGTTGTAACACCAGTCGAATTGCCACACCCGGCGCTCGAATCGACGTTGACCGACCGGGAGTCGCTTGCCGTCGCGGCCGCAGCGCGCGGCGAATCGTACGCCGCTCATCGGCTTCGGCCCGAGCGCTTGATTGAAATACGCCTGCGTGGCGGCGCAAAGCACTGA